From Rhodamnia argentea isolate NSW1041297 chromosome 10, ASM2092103v1, whole genome shotgun sequence, a single genomic window includes:
- the LOC115752326 gene encoding uncharacterized protein LOC115752326, producing the protein MKKSGLFAVSAAAASATVISSSSSLNFSCTSKLQFSNQERVSSTEQAAASSQNSGSADKFAPRFDGLRFIETLVTAHR; encoded by the exons ATGAAGAAGTCGGGATTGTTTGCAGTCTCTGCGGCTGCTGCTTCTGCCACtgtcatctcttcttcttcttctttgaactTCTCGTGCACTTCCAAGCTTCAGTTTTCAAACCAG GAACGTGTCTCGAGCACCGAACAAGCTGCTGCTTCTTCGCAAAACTCGGGCTCAGCAGATAAGTTTGCGCCGAGGTTCGACGGCCTGCGCTTCATCGAAACGCTGGTTACCGCTCACAGATGA
- the LOC115752315 gene encoding callose synthase 12-like, which yields MDQVEAELEEEVYNIVPLRNRSSDHPCLRSPELRNLVSTLRTATVSLRKPPFAPWSNHYDLLDWLSLFFGFQEDNARNQREHLVLHLANRHLRSRETPRDDVTLLDPAALLCFRKKLLRNYEDWCCFLGKKSEVWLIDGLGESATIRRELLYVSLYLLIWGECANLRFLPECICYIFHHMARELNMVLEDYIDSNTGQPFLPETLGEKGFLNGVVKPLYEVVRMEVQIGRNGSAPHSEWRNYDDINEYFWSRRCFEELKWPLDESSRSFKKFKMAGKTGFVERRSFWTLFRSFNRLWLMLVLFLQAAIIIAWEEEHKFPWQALQNKEIQVRVLSAFVTWSGLHLLESLLDSVMQWGLVSRQTWWIGMRMVVRNVIAAMWAAALGWFYVRIWLQRNEDREWSAEADKRLDFFLDLALVFVLLKLSAVALSYVPSFDNFLVRMNWRMCELLMSRTFVGRHLREGMKEYAKYAMFWVSILATKFFFSYFLQIQPMISPTKQLLQLRNVDYRLHQFFYDRNGLAIGLMWFPMVLIYMMDLQIWYSIWTFLVGVAVGLFSRLGAIQNNQHLRLWFDHFVREVAKKFNLVGQEQLLYESESMTSNKFSYIKLVNPSNWVSPRLKKLECNQLLVRKFAVMWNEIIRAFREEDIISDQVVELLELPKISWTSRVISWPYFLLSNELLFALNAVCRLADAPDARLWHKICKNEYRRCAVIEAYDSVKHLLLEILRDNIEEHSIVAALFDEIDRSLQTGRFSTTFDMTVLPKIHASLIHLVELLNGSIVDPDQVASSLQALYNIVVLEFFKQRRTYQQLKEDGLAPQNSFHHSGLHFEIAIRLLNSRDGIFSRQIRRLRMILTTRDSLQNIPASEEARRRIAFFCNSLFMDLPRAPPVERIKAFSVLTPYYNEEVLYSKEELQKENEDGISTLYYLQTIYSEDWQNFMERMHQEGMVSPDEIWTTKLRDLRLWASYRGQTLARTVRGMMNYSKALKLLAFLEYHPDIYFSQGLQEPGSTMLDDNKDCVGMSSLLSEGCACEHGVALMKYTYVVACQEYGYQKAKSDPKAEEISYLMENNEALRITYVDEVSKSRGEKEYFSVLVKYDRQSQKEVEIYRIKLPGPFNLGEGKPENQNQAIIFTRGEAIQTIDMNQDNYLEEALKMPNLLEEFERVYGTRNPTILGLREHIFTGSISSLAWFMSAQETSFVTSGQRVLADPLKVRMHYGHPDVFDRIWFLTRGGLSKASRRINISEDIFAGFNCTLRGGNVTHHEYIQIGKGRDVGLNQISMFEAKIASGSGEQALSRDVYRLGSKLDFFRMLSLFHSTVGFYFNNIMVIWTIYALLWGRLYMALSGLEGTALADKANKNFFGPVVNIQLIQLILLTGLPAVLDGSIEQGILSALWDFLILQLELSPVFYTFSMGTRSHFFGRTLLHGGAKYQGTGRGFALQHRSFTENYRFYARSHFVKALEIALVLTVYTIYSPLVNGTFLFIDTSITGWLLVASWILSPFIFNPYGLDWLKTVNDFDEFMSWIRTHGWRGGLIGKSTQSWKTWWYEEQDHLRTTGFWGKFLEVILNLRFFFFQYGIVYHLHISSGSTSLLVYLLSWAYIAGAFGMFVVILFAREKFATRDHSNYRLVLWVATALVALALCALVQFTNFKLIDFFPSLLAFIPTGWGIISIAQVFRSSIERTRLWDIVVYLARLYDLLFGAIVMVPVAVLAWLPGFQSMQTRILYNEAFVRGVL from the exons ATGGACCAGGTTGAAGCAGAACTTGAAGAAGAAGTCTACAATATAGTCCCACTTCGCAACCGCTCCAGCGACCACCCCTGCCTTCGGTCGCCGGAGCTCCGCAACCTAGTGTCCACCTTGCGCACCGCCACTGTCAGCCTCCGGAAACCACCTTTCGCTCCGTGGAGCAATCACTACGACCTTCTTGACTGGCTCTCTTTGTTCTTTGGCTTCCAGGAGGACAACGCTCGGAATCAGCGCGAGCACCTTGTCCTCCACCTCGCGAACCGCCACTTGCGCTCCCGCGAAACGCCGCGAGACGACGTCACTTTGCTCGACCCCGCAGCCCTCCTCTGTTTCCGTAAGAAGCTGCTCCGGAACTACGAGGATTGGTGCTGTTTCTTGGGGAAGAAGTCCGAGGTATGGCTGATCGATGGTCTCGGTGAATCTGCAACAATTCGCCGTGAACTTTTGTatgtctctctctatctcctcaTATGGGGCGAGTGCGCTAATTTGCGGTTCCTGCCCGAATGCATTTGTTATATATTCCACCACATGGCAAGGGAGTTGAATATGGTGTTGGAAGATTACATTGATTCGAACACTGGGCAACCTTTTTTGCCAGAAACATTAGGGGAAAAGGGATTCTTGAATGGTGTTGTGAAGCCCCTTTATGAGGTTGTTCGCATGGAGGTTCAAATCGGCCGTAATGGGAGTGCCCCACATAGTGAATGGAGGAATTATGATGACATAAACGAGTACTTCTGGAGCAGAAGGTGCTTTGAGGAGCTGAAGTGGCCTTTGGATGAGAGTAGTAGATCtttcaagaaattcaagatgGCGGGCAAGACTGGTTTCGTCGAACGAAGGTCGTTTTGGACTTTGTTCAGGAGCTTCAATAGGCTGTGGCTGATGTTAGTTTTATTCCTTCAAGCGGCAATTATCATTGCTTGGGAGGAGGAGCACAAGTTTCCTTGGCAGGCCTTGCAGAATAAGGAGATACAAGTTCGGGTTTTGAGCGCATTTGTGACTTGGAGCGGTTTGCACCTTCTGGAGTCGCTGCTTGATTCCGTCATGCAATGGGGTTTGGTCTCGAGACAGACATGGTGGATTGGCATGCGCATGGTGGTGAGAAATGTCATTGCAGCGATGTGGGCCGCTGCTTTGGGATGGTTTTATGTAAGGATTTGGTTACAGAGGAACGAGGACAGGGAGTGGTCTGCTGAGGCTGACAAACGGCTTgacttttttcttgatttggctTTGGTATTTGTTCTTCTTAAGCTCTCAGCAGTTGCTCTGTCCTATGTTCCCTCCTTTGACAATTTCCTTGTTCGGATGAATTGGAGGATGTGCGAGTTGCTGATGAGCCGGACTTTTGTGGGGCGCCACTTGAGGGAAGGCATGAAGGAGTATGCAAAGTATGCCATGTTCTGGGTATCGATTCTGGCGACGAAATTCTTTTTCAGCTACTTTCTACAGATCCAACCCATGATTAGTCCTACAAAACAGTTGTTGCAACTTAGGAATGTAGATTATAGATTGCATCAGTTCTTTTACGACAGAAATGGTCTTGCCATTGGGTTGATGTGGTTTCCCATGGTGTTGATTTATATGATGGATTTGCAAATCTGGTATTCGATTTGGACATTCCTGGTTGGAGTGGCAGTTGGACTGTTCTCGAGATTGGGCGCAATCCAGAACAATCAGCATTTGAGGTTATGGTTTGACCATTTCGTTCGTGAagttgcaaaaaaatttaatcttgTAGGACAGGAGCAGCTGCTATATGAGAGCGAGTCAATGACAAGCAACAAATTCAGTTACATAAAGTTGGTAAATCCAAGCAACTGGGTTTCTCCGCGCCTTAAGAAGCTCGAATGTAACCAGCTTTTGGTGCGTAAGTTTGCTGTGATGTGGAATGAGATTATTAGGGCTTTCAGGGAGGAGGATATCATCTCGGATCAAGTAGTTGAGTTGCTGGAGCTGCCAAAAATTTCTTGGACATCCCGGGTTATAAGCTGGCCCTACTTTCTGCTCTCAAACGAGCTGCTATTTGCACTGAATGCGGTTTGTCGACTGGCAGATGCTCCTGACGCTCGGCTCTGGCACAAGATATGCAAGAACGAATATAGGCGCTGTGCTGTCATTGAAGCTTATGACAGTGTCAAGCATTTATTACTTGAGATATTAAGAGACAACATTGAGGAGCATTCCATTGTTGCTGCCttgtttgatgaaattgatCGTTCACTGCAAACTGGACGATTCAGTACCACGTTTGACATGACTGTGCTACCAAAGATTCATGCAAGTTTAATCCATCTTGTTGAGTTGTTGAACGGGTCTATTGTAGATCCTGATCAAGTGGCGAGTTCTTTACAGGCCCTCTATAACATTGTTGTTCTAGAATTTTTCAAGCAAAGGAGAACCTATCAACAGTTGAAGGAGGATGGTTTGGCTCCGCAAAATTCTTTTCACCATTCGGGGTTGCACTTTGAGATTGCCATTCGGTTGCTGAATTCTAGAGATGGAATTTTCAGCCGGCAAATTCGACGCCTGCGGATGATTTTAACGACTAGGGATTCGCTGCAAAATATTCCCGCAAGTGAGGAGGCTCGAAGGCGAATTGCCTTCTTCTGCAATTCTCTATTCATGGATCTTCCGCGAGCTCCTCCAGTTGAGAGAATTAAAGCTTTCAGCGTTCTAACCCCTTACTATAATGAAGAAGTGCTGTATAGCAAGGAAGAACTGCAAAAAGAGAACGAAGATGGTATTTCCACTTTATATTACCTGCAGACGATTTACAGCGAAGATTGGCAAAACTTCATGGAGAGGATGCACCAGGAAGGAATGGTGTCTCCTGATGAAATTTGGACCACCAAGTTGCGTGATCTCCGGCTTTGGGCATCATACAGAGGTCAGACGCTCGCTCGTACAGTCAGGGGAATGATGAATTATTCCAAGGCCCTGAAGTTGCTAGCTTTTCTTGAATACCATCCTGACATATATTTCTCCCAAGGGCTGCAGGAGCCGGGTTCCACAATGCTAGACGACAACAAGGATTGTGTCGGCATGTCAAGTTTGCTTTCTGAAGGTTGTGCCTGTGAGCATGGGGTTGCTCTCATGAAGTATACCTATGTTGTTGCCTGTCAGGAGTATGGATATCAGAAGGCAAAAAGCGATCCCAAAGCAGAAGAAATATCATATTTAATGGAAAACAATGAAGCGCTACGCATAACTTATGTTGATGAGGTGAGTAAAAGTAGGGGTGAAAAAGAGTATTTCTCCGTTCTGGTCAAGTATGACAGACAGTCACAGAAAGAAGTCGAAATATACAGAATCAAGTTGCCAGGTCCCTTCAATCTAGGAGAAGGTAAACCGGAAAATCAAAATCAGGCCATTATCTTCACACGAGGCGAAGCCATTCAGACGATTGATATGAACCAAGACAACTATTTAGAGGAGGCGCTTAAGATGCCGAATCTGTTGGAGGAATTTGAGAGAGTCTATGGTACGCGGAATCCCACTATCCTAGGTCTGAGAGAACATATATTTACCGGTTCAATTTCATCGCTTGCTTGGTTTATGTCTGCTCAGGAGACAAGTTTCGTTACCTCAGGACAGCGTGTTCTGGCAGACCCTTTGAAGGTTCGAATGCACTATGGCCATCCAGATGTTTTCGACAGGATTTGGTTCTTGACACGAGGTGGGCTCAGCAAGGCTTCCAGAAGGATTAACATCAGCGAGGATATTTTTGCGGGCTTTAATTGTACCTTGCGCGGAGGCAACGTGACACACCACGAGTACATCCAGATTGGTAAGGGGAGGGATGTTGGGTTGAATCAAATATCGATGTTCGAAGCCAAAATTGCAAGTGGCAGCGGGGAACAAGCTCTCAGTAGAGATGTATATAGGCTGGGAAGTAAGCTGGACTTCTTCAGGATGCTTTCACTCTTCCATTCCACCGTCGGGTTCTACTTCAACAACATAATGGTGATCTGGACTATATATGCACTGTTGTGGGGGCGGTTGTATATGGCTCTGAGTGGCCTTGAAGGGACGGCTTTGGCAGACAAAGCAAACAAGAACTTCTTTGGTCCAGTTGTAAATATACAGCTTATCCAACTTATCCTTTTGACGGGGCTTCCAGCGGTTCTGGACGGTTCAATTGAGCAAGGAATCCTCTCGGCTTTATGGGATTTCTTAATATTGCAGCTTGAGCTTTCACCTGTCTTCTACACATTTTCTATGGGAACTCGGAGCCACTTCTTTGGCAGGACACTTCTTCATGGTGGTGCAAAGTACCAGGGGACTGGCCGTGGCTTTGCTTTGCAGCACAGGAGTTTCACCGAGAATTACAGATTCTATGCCCGTAGCCATTTTGTCAAGGCCCTTGAGATTGCATTGGTTCTCACTGTATACACTATTTATAGCCCTCTTGTTAATGGCACGTTCTTATTCATAGACACGAGCATCACTGGCTGGTTACTGGTCGCTTCGTGGATCCTTTCGCCTTTCATATTTAACCCATATGGTCTTGATTGGCTGAAGACGGTTAACGACTTCGATGAATTCATGAGCTGGATTAGGACCCACGGATGGCGAGGAGGCCTGATTGGGAAGTCCACGCAGAGCTGGAAAACATGGTGGTACGAGGAGCAGGATCATTTGCGGACGACGGGTTTCTGGGGGAAGTTTCTAGAGGTAATCCTGAACTtgcgcttcttctttttccaatatGGGATTGTTTACCATCTTCACATATCCTCTGGGAGTACCAGCCTTCTGGTTTACTTATTGTCCTGGGCGTACATAGCCGGGGCTTTTGGAATGTTTGTGGTGATATTATTCGCTCGAGAGAAGTTCGCGACCCGAGATCACAGTAATTATCGGCTAGTTCTGTGGGTCGCTACTGCTTTGGTGGCTCTAGCATTGTGTGCCTTGGTGCAGTTCACGAATTTCAAGCTGATTGATTTTTTCCCTAGTCTGCTGGCATTCATACCCACTGGCTGGGGAATCATTTCAATAGCCCAGGTGTTTAGGTCCTCTATCGAAAGAACTAGGCTTTGGGACATTGTTGTTTATTTGGCTCGGCTATATGATCTCTTGTTTGGAGCGATTGTCATGGTGCCGGTCGCAGTATTAGCATGGCTTCCCGGGTTTCAGTCGATGCAAACGAGGATCCTCTACAATGAGGCGTTTGTCAGGGGAGTC TTGTAA